A window of Blastomonas sp. SL216 contains these coding sequences:
- a CDS encoding VOC family protein, with protein MPLTHAKPVTFINTANRRVAEAFYRDTLQLPFVADDGFAAVFDLGGAVLRVTELEGYAAAPHPALGWSVEDIEQTMEHLASRGVAPKFYEGFGQDALGIWTAPDGVAKVAWFQDPDGNLLSLTQSN; from the coding sequence ATGCCGCTCACCCACGCCAAACCTGTCACCTTCATCAACACCGCGAATCGCCGGGTGGCCGAAGCCTTTTACCGCGATACGCTCCAGCTGCCCTTTGTTGCCGATGACGGCTTTGCCGCCGTGTTCGATCTGGGCGGGGCCGTGCTGCGGGTCACCGAGCTGGAGGGCTATGCTGCCGCGCCGCACCCGGCGCTGGGCTGGTCGGTCGAGGATATCGAGCAGACCATGGAGCATCTGGCCAGCCGCGGCGTCGCACCCAAATTCTATGAAGGCTTCGGTCAGGACGCGCTGGGTATCTGGACCGCGCCCGACGGGGTGGCAAAGGTCGCCTGGTTTCAGGACCCGGACGGCAATCTGCTGAGCCTCACCCAGAGCAACTGA
- a CDS encoding acyl-CoA dehydrogenase family protein — MSHLSAAEVDAIAAKVERFVREVIAPYEQDPRCGPHGPSEELVLEMRALAREAGVMTPHILPDGRHLTQAQTAIVLQKSGLSPLGPVAVNTAAPDEGNMYLLGKVGSPEQKARFLNQLVSGDSRSAFFMTEPADEGGAGSDPSMMQTTAKLDGNHWVINGRKAFITGAEGAKVGIVMAKSEDGACMFLVDLPDPAIRIERVMDTIDSSMPGGHAIVAIENLRVPADQMLGNSGEGFKYAQVRLSPARLSHCMRWFGAATRAHEIASDYACRRHAFGKPLVDHEGVGFMLAENLIDLKQAELMIAWCAGVLDTGELGTAESSMAKVAVSEALMRVADRCVQVMGGKGVSGDTIVEQVFREIRAFRIYDGPTEVHKWSLAKKIKRDHKHATEGAAA; from the coding sequence ATGTCCCACCTGTCCGCCGCCGAAGTCGATGCCATTGCCGCGAAGGTTGAGCGGTTCGTCCGCGAAGTGATCGCGCCCTATGAGCAGGACCCTCGCTGCGGCCCGCATGGACCGTCCGAAGAGCTGGTGCTGGAGATGCGCGCGCTTGCCCGCGAAGCTGGTGTGATGACGCCGCATATCCTGCCCGATGGTCGCCACCTGACTCAGGCGCAGACCGCGATCGTGCTGCAGAAATCGGGCCTGTCGCCGCTCGGCCCGGTCGCCGTCAACACCGCCGCGCCCGACGAGGGCAATATGTACCTGCTGGGCAAGGTCGGGAGCCCGGAGCAGAAGGCGCGGTTCCTGAACCAGCTCGTTTCGGGCGATTCGCGCTCGGCATTCTTCATGACCGAACCGGCCGACGAAGGCGGCGCGGGCTCCGACCCGTCGATGATGCAGACGACCGCGAAGCTCGACGGCAACCATTGGGTGATCAACGGGCGCAAGGCGTTCATCACCGGCGCAGAAGGCGCGAAGGTCGGCATCGTCATGGCCAAGTCAGAGGACGGCGCGTGCATGTTCCTGGTCGATCTGCCCGACCCTGCGATTCGCATCGAGCGGGTGATGGACACCATCGACAGCTCGATGCCCGGCGGCCATGCCATTGTCGCCATCGAAAACCTGCGCGTCCCCGCCGACCAGATGCTGGGCAATAGCGGCGAGGGCTTCAAATACGCGCAGGTGCGCCTCTCCCCTGCCCGGCTGTCGCACTGCATGCGCTGGTTTGGCGCGGCGACCCGCGCGCACGAGATCGCGAGCGATTATGCCTGCCGCCGTCATGCGTTCGGCAAGCCCCTGGTCGATCACGAGGGCGTCGGCTTCATGCTGGCGGAGAACCTGATCGACCTGAAACAGGCCGAGCTGATGATCGCCTGGTGCGCGGGCGTGCTCGACACCGGCGAGCTCGGCACGGCCGAAAGCTCGATGGCCAAGGTTGCGGTGTCAGAGGCGCTTATGCGCGTCGCCGATCGTTGCGTGCAGGTGATGGGCGGCAAGGGCGTCAGCGGCGACACGATCGTCGAGCAGGTGTTCCGTGAAATCCGCGCCTTCCGCATCTATGACGGCCCGACCGAAGTGCACAAATGGTCGCTCGCGAAGAAGATCAAGCGCGACCACAAGCACGCGACCGAAGGAGCCGCCGCATGA
- a CDS encoding SDR family NAD(P)-dependent oxidoreductase gives MSLSADLTGQRILVTGASSEGFGAHFARLLAKSGAHVIVTARRLPALEALVEEIRSAGGSAEAIRMDVAELASVREGMAAAGAIHTCINNAGVAVTRRALDQTEDDYDFVMGINLKGAWNVATEAARGMRERGGGNIINTASITGFQPAAGTGPYAVSKAGVLHMTKQLAMELARFNIRVNALAPGYFLTDINRDQLSGEAGEPLRKRIAMRRYGELPDLDGPLLLLASDASRFMTGSILTVDGGHLVQSL, from the coding sequence ATGAGCCTGAGCGCAGATCTGACCGGCCAGCGCATCCTGGTCACCGGCGCATCGAGCGAAGGCTTTGGCGCGCATTTCGCGCGGCTGCTGGCGAAGAGCGGCGCGCATGTGATCGTCACCGCGCGCCGCCTGCCCGCGTTGGAGGCGCTGGTCGAGGAAATCCGCTCTGCTGGCGGCAGCGCCGAGGCGATCCGGATGGATGTCGCAGAGCTCGCCTCGGTGCGCGAGGGCATGGCGGCCGCAGGGGCGATCCACACCTGTATCAACAATGCCGGGGTCGCGGTGACCAGGCGCGCGCTCGACCAGACCGAGGACGATTACGACTTCGTGATGGGCATCAACCTGAAAGGCGCGTGGAATGTCGCGACCGAGGCGGCGCGCGGCATGCGCGAGCGCGGCGGCGGCAACATCATCAACACCGCGTCGATCACCGGCTTTCAGCCCGCTGCTGGAACCGGCCCCTATGCCGTGTCCAAGGCGGGCGTGCTGCACATGACGAAGCAGCTGGCGATGGAGCTGGCGCGGTTCAACATCCGCGTCAACGCGCTCGCGCCTGGCTATTTCCTGACCGACATCAACCGCGACCAGCTCTCTGGCGAGGCAGGCGAACCCCTGCGCAAGCGCATCGCGATGCGCCGCTATGGCGAACTGCCCGATCTGGATGGCCCGCTGCTGCTGCTCGCCTCCGATGCCAGCCGCTTCATGACCGGCAGCATCCTGACGGTCGATGGCGGGCATCTGGTGCAGTCGCTCTGA